In the Telopea speciosissima isolate NSW1024214 ecotype Mountain lineage chromosome 2, Tspe_v1, whole genome shotgun sequence genome, one interval contains:
- the LOC122650141 gene encoding GDSL esterase/lipase At5g22810-like, whose amino-acid sequence MGFSSSLLGSLVLLVVVYVAHGQPLVPALYMFGDSVVDVGNNNHLITLVKANFLPYGRDFVSHKPTGRFCNGKLATDLTAENLGFTTYPPAYLSKAAKGNNLLSGANFASASSGYYHKTAQLYNAISLTQQLEYYKEYQRKVERIAGKSNASSIFSQAIYILSAGSSDFAQNYYINPLLNRVYTPDQFSDILMQSFSVFVQKLYGLGARRIGVTTLAPLGCLPASITIYGDGSNQCVARLNRDAVSFNNKLNATAQSLLENLSGLKLAVFDIYQPLHDLITKPSDYGFFEARKACCGTGTIETSVLCNSESVGTCANATGYVFWDGFHPTEAANQIIANDLLLQGISLIS is encoded by the exons ATGGGTTTTTCAAGCTCTCTTTTGGGTTCTTTAGTTCTCCTTGTGGTGGTCTATGTTGCTCATGGGCAGCCTCTTGTTCCTGCATTGTACATGTTTGGGGACTCTGTTGTGGATGTGGGCAACAACAACCACCTCATTACTCTTGTCAAGGCAAACTTCCTTCCCTATGGTAGGGACTTTGTTTCACATAAACCAACAGGGAGGTTCTGTAATGGAAAGCTAGCCACAGATTTAACTG CTGAGAATCTGGGCTTCACTACATACCCACCTGCCTACCTTAGTAAAGCTGCAAAAGGGAACAACCTCTTAAGTGGAGCAAActttgcctcagcttcctctGGTTATTATCACAAGACAGCACAATTATAT AATGCCATTTCATTGACTCAACAGCTTGAGTACTATAAAGAATACCAAAGAAAAGTAGAGAGGATTGCAGGGAAATCCAATGCTTCCTCTATCTTCTCTCAGGCTATCTACATTCTGAGTGCTGGGAGCAGTGATTTTGCTCAGAACTACTATATTAATCCTCTTCTCAACAGAGTCTACACACCTGATCAATTCTCAGACATACTTATGCAATCATTCTCTGTTTTCGTCCAG AAACTATATGGTTTGGGAGCAAGGAGGATTGGAGTGACAACACTGGCTCCACTTGGTTGTTTGCCAGCATCCATCACAATTTATGGTGATGGGAGCAACCAGTGTGTGGCAAGGTTGAACCGAGATGCTGTTTCATTCAATAACAAGTTGAATGCCACAGCTCAAAGCTTGTTGGAGAATCTATCTGGTCTCAAACTCGCTGTCTTTGACATCTACCAACCTCTCCATGACCTCATTACCAAGCCTTCTGATTATG GGTTCTTTGAGGCAAGGAAAGCTTGTTGTGGTACAGGGACGATAGAGACCTCAGTGCTGTGTAACTCAGAGTCTGTGGGTACATGTGCCAATGCCACAGGGTATGTGTTCTGGGACGGTTTCCATCCCACTGAGGCTGCAAACCAGATCATAGCCAATgatctcctcctccaaggcatcTCCCTCATCTCCTAA